From Desulfuromonadales bacterium, one genomic window encodes:
- a CDS encoding Rrf2 family transcriptional regulator, whose amino-acid sequence MLITRATEYAIRAVLFLAKQPRGEIVFKKDICRTQSITPAFLTKIFQPLIKAGIVGSQRGVGGGFYLLKPPQEVSLLDVVQAQEGPLYINQCLTREGACERDVFCPVHGAWREIRGELMSTLSRYTFAHLIHEEEKKQLS is encoded by the coding sequence TTGCTTATCACCCGAGCCACTGAATATGCAATCCGCGCAGTGCTCTTCCTGGCCAAACAGCCACGCGGAGAAATCGTTTTCAAAAAGGACATCTGCCGGACCCAGAGCATCACTCCGGCTTTTCTCACCAAAATATTTCAACCCCTGATCAAGGCCGGAATCGTCGGCTCCCAACGCGGAGTTGGCGGCGGCTTCTACTTACTCAAGCCCCCCCAGGAAGTCTCCCTGCTCGATGTGGTGCAAGCCCAGGAGGGGCCTCTCTACATCAATCAGTGCCTGACCCGGGAAGGCGCCTGCGAACGGGACGTCTTCTGCCCGGTCCATGGCGCCTGGCGCGAGATTCGGGGCGAATTGATGAGCACTCTCAGCCGCTACACTTTTGCCCACCTCATCCACGAGGAAGAAAAAAAACAGCTGTCATAA
- a CDS encoding response regulator: protein MQAKRVVVIDDSKLVLAVAADALEGAGYEVITTDSGIEANQFIYATRRPDLILIDVMMPMLNGDRKVRLLKERESSRHIPVLLMSTKSSSELEELVKSSGADGYIQKPFNDVSLISQIQRLVPA, encoded by the coding sequence ATGCAAGCGAAACGCGTCGTGGTTATAGATGACAGCAAGCTGGTTCTGGCGGTTGCCGCAGACGCCCTCGAAGGGGCCGGCTATGAAGTGATAACCACCGATTCCGGCATCGAGGCCAACCAGTTCATTTACGCAACACGCCGGCCCGATTTGATCCTGATCGATGTCATGATGCCGATGCTGAACGGCGACCGTAAAGTTCGCCTGCTCAAGGAGCGGGAGTCGAGCCGCCACATTCCCGTACTGCTCATGTCGACCAAATCGAGCAGTGAGCTGGAAGAACTCGTCAAAAGTTCGGGAGCCGACGGCTACATCCAGAAACCATTCAACGACGTTTCTCTCATCAGCCAGATTCAGCGCCTCGTTCCGGCCTGA